From Primulina huaijiensis isolate GDHJ02 chromosome 15, ASM1229523v2, whole genome shotgun sequence, one genomic window encodes:
- the LOC140959981 gene encoding uncharacterized protein, translated as MSNDESTMEKSPNSFSDNTLACYPKIYLDDYEPEICSSKVCEGSESASQLVHGEETFNRDGTSEISGLDVRHRKYLAAVDEKPSKYFYYDPPLHEETGVWIPVSVPPLPETEREEWNRSFYLNGGFLTEGDMGWNECIGEDKEMTMWDVVLDMLLTVRGRIWSLTSGDIYGYSITWMSNQLLEQAWREMAQTLTDANFGKMKEILEAEPPKWLPDSAASACMLCNVRFHPIMCSRHHCRFCGGIFCHGCSQGRSLLPEKFRLGNPQRVCDVCCVRLESVQSCLINQVSRASQFPTHDLTDLSTLRSWLNFPWGQSMEHEIYKATNTILGYTKVGSVTPEKSIPGAILKRAKGLAIITVVKVGLMVTYNVGTGLVIARRKDGSWSPPSAITSFGIGWGVQAGGEVTDYIIVLRTDSAVKTFGGNVHMSVGAGLSAAVGIIGRAAEADIRAGDGGCAACYTYSCSKGAFVGCSLEGNVVTTRTRENSRFYGNTSIPATEILLGSMPQPPAASTLYRALADLYRKQQ; from the exons ATGTCTAACGATGAATCAACGATGGAGAAGTCGCCGAACAGCTTCTCGGACAACACACTTGCGTGTTATCCCAAGATTTATCTCGATGATTACGAGCCCGAGATTTGCTCATCAAAG GTTTGTGAAGGTTCTGAATCAGCCAGTCAACTTGTTCACGGAGAGGAGACTTTTAATAGAGATGGTACGAGTGAAATAAGTGGGTTGGATGTTAGACATAGAAAATATTTGGCTGCCGTTGATGAAAAACcgagtaaatatttttattacgaCCCACCACTTCATGAAGAAACTGGGGTTTGGATACCTGTATCTGTTCCACCTTTACCAGAAACGGAAAGAGAAGAATGGAATAGAAGCTTCTATTTGAATGGCGGATTCCTGACTGAGGGTGACATGGGTTGGAATGAGTGTATAGGGGAAGATAAAGAGATGACCATGTGGGATGTTGTTCTCGACATGTTGCTAACAGTCAGAGGGAGAATCTGGTCACTGACTTCAGGTGATATTTATGGATATAGCATTACTTGGATGTCTAACCAACTTCTAGAGCAAGCCTGGAGAGAGATGGCTCAAACTCTTACGGATGCCAACTTTGGTAAAATGAAGGAAATTCTGGAAGCTGAGCCACCAAAGTGGTTGCCTGATAGCGCTGCTTCTGCTTGCATGTTGTGCAACGTGCGCTTTCATCCAATTATGTGTTCTAGACACCACTGTAGATTTTGTGGTGGCATTTTCTGCCATGGTTGCTCCCAGGGACGGAGCTTGTTACCTGAAAAATTCAGACTTGGGAACCCTCAACGAGTTTGTGACGTGTGCTGTGTGCGGCTTGAGTCTGTCCAATCATGCTTGATCAACCAAGTAAGTCGTGCATCACAGTTTCCGACCCATGATTTGACGGACCTAAGCACGTTACGTTCTTGGCTTAATTTTCCATGGGGCCAATCTATGGAACACGAAATATACAAGGCAACAAACACTATTCTAGGTTATACCAAG GTTGGATCTGTGACACCTGAAAAGTCTATACCTGGTGCAATTCTAAAGCGAGCCAAGGGCCTTGCCATCATAACTGTTGTCAAGGTTGGCTTGATGGTTACTTACAATGTGGGGACAGGGTTAGTGATTGCTCGTAGAAAAGATGGATCTTGGTCTCCGCCGTCTGCTATCACATCCTTTGGTATTGGTTGGGGAGTGCAG GCTGGTGGGGAAGTGACAGATTATATAATAGTGTTGAGAACAGATTCTGCTGTGAAGACATTTGGTGGTAACGTTCATATGTCCGTTGGAGCAGGTTTAAGTGCTGCTGTTGGTATTATTGGAAGGGCTGCTGAAGCTGACATAAGAGCAGGTGATGGTGGTTGTGCTGCTTGCTATACTTACAGTTGCAGTAAAG GTGCATTTGTTGGTTGCTCTCTTGAAGGAAATGTTGTGACAACACGAACACGCGAAAATTCCAGGTTTTACGGTAATACATCCATCCCTGCAACCGAGATTCTTCTCGGTTCTATGCCTCAGCCCCCTGCAGCTTCCACACTCTATCGGGCATTGGCAGACTTATACCGGAAGCAGCAGTAG
- the LOC140958805 gene encoding probable leucine-rich repeat receptor-like serine/threonine-protein kinase At3g14840: protein MFFPIRFVAFVFLVGFASSATLLPPEELLSLRLIANTLGKTDWNFSADPCSGTGSWISQPAGAYENNVTCSCTNNTICHVVSIILKGQSLPGTVPADIARLPFLQQIDLTRNYLNGTIPPEWGSMKLVNISLLGNRITGPIPKELANISTLANLTLEFNQLTGTIPPEFGNLPVIEKMLFTSNNLTGELPGTLAKLTTLKDFRIGDNNFTGRIPDFIQNWTNITKIVMQGSGLSGPIPSGIATLTQLTDLRISDLNGSESAFPYLGNMTNLKTLILRSCNIVGELPAYLGRMTKLKVLDVSFNNLTGPIPNSFSGISDTDYIYLAGNSLSGPLPSWMQTDGDVIDLSYNNLTYENSSSNCQPRKLNLFASSKASTPGVVSCLRSFHCSRRYYSIHINCGGKQVVDNKGTTYDGDVNSGGPSNFFQSTSNWAFSSTGHFLDDARPIDSYIWANSSIMVGENPQLYMDARLSPLSLTYYGFCLINGNYTVNLHFAEIMFTSGPKYSSLGRRYFDVYIQGKLVLKDFNIEDEAGGVNKPLTKNFTAVVTDNTLDIRFFWAGKGTIGIPDRGVYGPLISAISVDPNFQPPPENSGKSGISGGAIAGIVFGVLSTVLLVMFILWWKFCRQEDTLENEFKNVDLQTTSFTLKQIKAATKNFDPTNKIGEGGFGPVYKGTMADGTMIAVKQLSSKSKQGNREFVNEIGMISALQNPHLVRLHGCCIEGNQLLLIYEYMENNSLARALFGPEQHQLHLDWPTRHKICIGIASGLAYLHEESRLKIVHRDIKATNILLDKNLNPKISDFGLAKLDEEENTHISTRIAGTHGYMAPEYAMRGYLTDKADVYSFGVVLLEIVSGKSNTSIRPKDECFYLLDWAHSLKEDENLMELVDSRLESNFDAEEVFTTINVALLCTSAVAAERPSMSSVVSILEGKTRVEQFVSNLNIPMDVIKPKKRGTEEDRVAKFNDVRGHSISMDVPWTASSAATTDLYPAPLDSDYWERRAS from the exons ATGTTCTTCCCGATTAGGTTCGTCGCATTCGTTTTCTTGGTGGGTTTTGCTTCGAGCGCCACCCTCTTGCCTCCCGAAGAGC tGTTGTCTCTGCGTTTGATAGCGAACACTCTGGGGAAGACTGATTGGAATTTTAGCGCGGATCCGTGCAGCGGGACGGGAAGTTGGATTTCCCAGCCGGCCGGAGCATACGAGAATAACGTCACATGTAGCTGCACAAACAACACCATTTGCCATGTGGTTAGTAT CATTCTCAAAGGACAGTCGCTTCCTGGAACAGTGCCTGCAGATATTGCGAGACTCCCTTTTCTTCAGCAAAT TGACCTCACTCGCAACTACCTCAACGGCACAATCCCTCCGGAATGGGGTTCTATGAAACTCGTAAACAT TTCCCTCCTCGGAAACCGGATAACGGGTCCGATCCCGAAAGAACTCGCAAACATCAGCACGCTTGCGAATCT TACCTTGGAGTTCAATCAGCTGACAGGAACTATACCTCCGGAGTTCGGGAATCTTCCTGTCATAGAGAAAAT GCTCTTTACCTCAAACAATTTAACTGGAGAACTACCGGGGACGCTAGCAAAGTTGACCACTCTCAAGGACTT TCGTATAGGTGATAATAACTTCACAGGAAGAATACCAGACTTTATTCAGAACTGGACAAACATAACGAAAAT AGTGATGCAGGGAAGTGGTTTGTCGGGACCAATTCCTTCCGGTATTGCTACCCTTACCCAATTAACCGACTT GAGAATTAGCGACCTCAATGGCAGTGAATCTGCTTTTCCATATCTCGGCAATATGACAAACCTTAAGACACT GATTTTGAGGAGTTGCAACATCGTTGGAGAGTTGCCAGCCTATCTGGGAAGAATGACAAAGTTGAAAGTCTT AGACGTCAGTTTCAACAACCTAACTGGACCGATTCCGAACAGCTTCAGTGGTATATCTGACACAGATTACAT CTATCTAGCTGGGAACTCCCTCTCTGGGCCATTACCTTCTTGGATGCAGACAGATGGAGACGTCAT CGATCTTTCATACAACAATCTGACTTATGAAAATTCATCCTCAAATTGTCAGCCGCGCAAGCT GAATTTATTTGCAAGCTCAAAGGCCAGTACACC TGGTGTCGTTTCCTGCTTGAGAAGCTTTCATTGCAGTAGAC GATATTACTCCATCCATATAAATTGCGGTGGGAAACAAGTGGTCGACAACAAAGGTACTACCTATGATGGTGATGTGAATTCTGGAGGGCCTTCgaatttcttccaaagtacgtCGAATTGGGCATTTAGTAGCACAGGACATTTCTTGGACGATGCTCGTCCCATAGACTCGTACATCTGGGCCAACAGCTCAATCATGGTTGGGGAAAATCCTCAGCTGTATATGGATGCACGACTCTCACCCCTGTCGTTGACTTACTACGGGTTTTGTCTGATAAACGGAAATTACACGGTGAACCTTCACTTTGCTGAAATAATGTTTACTAGTGGCCCGAAATACAGTAGTCTTGGGAGGCGTTATTTCGATGTTTACATTCAG GGGAAGCTTGTACTGAAGGATTTCAATATCGAAGATGAAGCCGGTGGGGTTAACAAACCGCTGACAAAAAATTTCACAGCTGTTGTGACTGATAATACGTTGGATATCCGCTTCTTTTGGGCTGGGAAGGGAACAATTGGCATACCTGACAGAGGAGTGTACGGCCCACTCATTTCAGCTATATCTGTAGATCCCA ATTTTCAGCCACCTCCAGAAAACAGTGGAAAAAGTGGCATTTCTGGAGGAGCTATAGCTGGAATAGTGTTTGGAGTTCTTTCGACGGTCTTGCTGGTTATGTTCATTCTTTGGTGGAAGTTCTGTCGGCAAGAAGATACCCTGGAAAACG AGTTTAAGAATGTAGACCTCCAAACTACATCATTTACCTTGAAGCAAATTAAAGCCGCTACAAAGAATTTTGACCCGACCAATAAGATTGGAGAAGGTGGTTTTGGTCCTGTCTACAAG GGAACTATGGCGGATGGTACTATGATTGCTGTAAAGCAGCTCTCTTCCAAATCGAAACAAGGCAACCGTGAGTTTGTCAATGAAATAGGCATGATTTCGGCTCTACAAAATCCTCATCTCGTGAGACTACATGGATGTTGTATTGAAGGAAACCAACTTTTGCTTATCTATGAGTACATGGAGAATAATAGCCTTGCTCGTGCGTTATTTG GTCCAGAACAACACCAGTTGCACTTGGATTGGCCTACGAGGCATAAGATTTGCATTGGTATAGCAAGTGGTTTGGCTTACCTGCACGAAGAATCAAGACTGAAAATTGTTCATCGTGACATCAAGGCAACAAACATACttctcgataaaaatcttaaccCAAAAATATCCGATTTTGGGCTTGCCAAACTTGACGAAGAAGAAAATACTCATATAAGCACACGAATCGCTGGAACTCA TGGATATATGGCGCCTGAATATGCTATGCGAGGCTATCTGACTGACAAAGCAGACGTATACAGTTTTGGGGTGGTTCTTTTGGAGATTGTCAGTGGAAAGAGCAATACAAGCATCAGGCCAAAGGATGAATGCTTCTATCTTCTTGACTGG GCTCATTCCTTGAAGGAAGACGAAAATTTAATGGAACTAGTCGACTCCCGATTGGAATCAAACTTTGACGCAGAAGAAGTTTTCACAACTATCAACGTAGCTCTTCTTTGTACGAGTGCTGTAGCCGCAGAAAGACCAAGTATGTCATCTGTGGTCAGCATACTCGAAGGAAAGACCCGTGTTGAACAGTTTGTTTCGAACTTGAACATCCCGATGGACGTGATTAAACCCAAAAAAAGGGGAACCGAGGAGGACAGGGTGGCTAAGTTTAACGATGTTCGGGGACACAGTATCTCAATGGATGTGCCTTGGACTGCTTCATCTGCTGCTACTACTGATCTTTATCCTGCCCCTTTGGATAGTGATTACTGGGAAAGGAGGGCGTCGTAA